In a genomic window of Zingiber officinale cultivar Zhangliang chromosome 9B, Zo_v1.1, whole genome shotgun sequence:
- the LOC122023204 gene encoding mannose-specific lectin-like: MASHVMLSVALLLGLFLPSSMANNVLLGGDRLNTGESLREGNFKFTMMSDDCTLVLNDNDQTVWSSPTNGLGNNCFAHLQTNGNLVIRNDNGQVVWSSNTAGEEDNYILVLQNDGSVVIFGRSIWSIPPGSNTATSKGAVIVKRGRSDESTNILYGGHKLRTDESLKQGDYTFVMQSDCNLVLYANNNNQVMWSSQTNNLGTRCFARMQTDGNLVIFEGINFNKIWDSNTRGPEGKYILVLQRDGHVVIYGSPIFTIPNDEPTNRKIAMVTKK; encoded by the coding sequence ATGGCTTCCCATGTCATGCTCTCTGTTGCTCTCCTCCTCGGCCTCTTCCTGCCTTCCTCCATGGCCAACAACGTTCTCTTAGGCGGTGACAGGCTGAACACCGGCGAATCCCTCAGAGAAGGGAACTTTAAATTCACCATGATGTCCGACGACTGCACCCTGGTGCTGAACGACAACGACCAGACCGTGTGGTCCTCCCCCACCAACGGCCTAGGCAACAACTGCTTCGCCCACTTGCAGACCAACGGCAACCTCGTCATCCGCAACGACAATGGCCAGGTTGTTTGGTCGAGCAACACCGCCGGCGAGGAGGACAACTACATCCTCGTCCTGCAGAACGACGGCAGCGTCGTCATCTTCGGCCGCTCTATATGGTCCATCCCCCCCGGTTCCAACACCGCCACTTCCAAAGGCGCCGTGATCGTCAAAAGGGGCCGCAGCGATGAATCCACGAACATTCTCTATGGAGGTCACAAGCTGCGCACCGACGAATCCCTCAAACAAGGGGACTATACATTCGTCATGCAGTCCGACTGCAACCTGGTGCTGTACGCCAACAACAACAACCAGGTCATGTGGTCCTCCCAAACCAACAACCTAGGTACGAGGTGCTTCGCCCGCATGCAGACCGACGGCAACTTAGTCATCTTCGAGGGTATTAACTTCAACAAAATTTGGGATAGCAACACCCGCGGCCCGGAGGGCAAGTACATCCTCGTCCTGCAGCGCGACGGCCACGTCGTCATCTACGGCAGCCCTATATTTACGATCCCCAACGATGAACCCACGAACAGGAAGATCGCCATGGTGACTAAAAAATAG